The Haloarcula laminariae genomic sequence GCTTCGACGAGGAGGACATCACCATCCCCTACCCCAACCGCACCATCGGCGGCGGGCTGGAGATGGCCGGGATGGACAGCCCCGTCACCGCGGACGACTAAACGGCACCCACTTTTTGCAACTCCTTCGAGCGCCGCAGGCGCTCTCAGTCGTGCAAAAACGTGGGAAAATCGCGGCGTGCTCCTGTGGCGCGCCGAAGGCGCGCCGTAGTCCGCGCGCCGCGGTCGAACCGGCGGCTCCGCCGCCGGATACTTTTTGCGACAGCCTACCCTTCCCCGTCTTCGCGCGACGGAGCGCGCTCACGGCCCTGCCGCTGTGACCACCACACGCTTACAGTACCGACTCTGCAGTTCCACGCATGGGTGAGCCAGAGGCGAAGCCACCGAAACGCTGTCCGGACTGTGGCGCGGTCGACGCATACACGAAGCGATACGAGACGGGAGGCGGCTGGCGAGCAGTCTACCGCTGTGGGGACTGTGGCCGTCGCTACACGCCGAAGGATGACGGCCGGTGAGCCGATGTTCTAGATTGCAAGAGCCGTGGCGGCACACCCCTGTCAGGAGTGGCGGGTTCGCTCAGGCCTCGGCGTCGACCGATGCCGCCGGTGACACGTCACTGCTATCGGCCATCCAGTAGCCGGTCGCCAGCCCGAAACCGGCCAGTCCGAGCCCGAGCATCGCAGCCCCGAACTGGAAATCAGCCCCGGCGGCGCTTCCGAGCATCATTCCGCCGAACACCGCGCCGCCGCCGAAGACACCGGAGGGGGCCGACGCTGTCGCGTCCCCCCAGACTAGTGTCGGATAGCGGAAACAGAGCGCGGCTGTGAGGGTGTACGTAACGAAGATTCCCAGCAATGTGGTAACCGAGCGGGCCGTCAGCGCGACGAGACCGGTGAGTGCGCCGGCAAACAGGACAGCGAGCACGTAGTGGACAGGGCGGTCCATGCGTGACCTTTCCACAGCAAACCTCAAAGGCGTTCTCACGGACACCAGTGGTGATTCTACGGTCACGCCAGCGGACAGGCCGGGAGCGACCTCTGTGTCGCGACCCGGGGAAGGGCAGGCTATGTACTCCTGAACAAAGTCACGGTATTTGTAGTTAGCATCCGGCGAGCGTAGCGAGCCGGTTCGACCGCGGCGAGCCGACTACCGCACGCCGCAGGCGTGCGACGGGAGGCGAAGACGCGATTTTTCCCCAGGTTTTTGCCCGAGTGAGCGCCGCGCTGCGGCGCTCACGACGGTGCAAAAAGTGGTATGAATGGAACGGACACCGGGATTGCCCGGCGTTCGGGCGCGGGTAATCCCGTTTGCCTCCTCCACCCCGCGACCCCACGAGCGACGGGTGTTCGATGGTCCGCTGCTCACTTCCGTGCCTGGCGGAGTGCCATCGTTTAACCACACGGGCGCATCCCTGCAGATGCGACCGCGTGGACCGCCGTCCCCGCGGGACGAGGCTTCCACGTTGGCTCACGGGGTCCGCGTCCGTCTGACCGGACGCCCCCGGGTTCGGTCCCCGCTGATGACCATACTGCGGGTACAGAGGGGGGCCAAACCCCCCGACCTAGTCCATCCGAGAATCCGCCACCGTCGCATAAGGGCCTTTCGGAACTGGGGAACCGCAGGGCGACGGCCGCGTCGCCCACGGACGGCTCAGAACAGGTCGAGCGCGGCGGCGAACCAGGCGGCGCCCAGCGGAATCGGAGCGGCGACGCCCACCACGACCCAGCGGTGCTGTTCGATGAGCGTCGACTCGGTCAGTCCCAGCACCAGACTGGTCGGCACCGTCGTCGCCCACACCAGGCTCACTCCGACGACGAAAAGTCCCAGCATCAGTGCGGCGCCGGCGGCGAGGCTGGGGTCGGTCCGCCCCTCGCGCCCGGAGGCCAGCAGGATGATACTGAGCAGAGCGAGGACGGCCGCCACCGCCGGTGAGAGCGCCCCCGCGCCGTAGTACGCGCCCACGGCACTGGTCGTCTCGACGATGAGATACGGCGCGACCAGCGTCAGCAGGTACGCGACACACCCGACGATACCGACCGTCGGGCCGGTCCGAAGCCCGTTCATACCCGCGCTGGGACCGCGGACGCCTTAACAGCGACGTTACGCCGGCGAGTATCGAGCGAAACCGGCAAATGGCCCCTGGACATACGGCCTGGCATGGGCCTTGGTTCCACAGCGAAGAAGCTCCAGAAGGTCACCGACATGGCCGACGACCTCTACACGAAACTGAACGAGCAAAAACAGCAACTCCAGGAACTCCGGGACACGGTCGAGGAGACCAGCGACCGCACCGAGCGTATCGACCAGGAGCAGACGGAACAGCGGGCGCTCCTGGAAGCCATCGCCGAGGAGCAGGGACTCGACACGGACGCGATTCTCACCGATGCAGTCATCGAGGACGCCGAGGCGCCGGCAGACGGCGAGTCGGCCGAGAGCGAGCAGCCCGCGCCGGACACGACCGACTAGGATAGCCGATAACCCCCGGTCGCACGCCAGCACTGGATATTCGGTCGTCGCTCGTTTCACTCGGCTCCGTCGAGCGTCGCCGTCCGAACGTCCCCGTCGGGCAGCGTAAACGTCGCTGTCCCGTCTGCAGCGACATCGAGAGTGGCGTCGAACAGCTGTCCCAGCATGGACAGGGCCTCGGTGTCGTGGGCCGTTGACTCGACGGTGTACAGCCCAAGCCCGTCGACGTTCTCGACGCGGGAGGTGAACACGTGGAGAAACCGGAACACCGTCCTGAGGTTCGTATACAGCAACAGCGTCGTCAGCGAATCGACCATGACGCGGTTGTGCTCGCGCCGTTGCTCCGTGTAGAACGTCTGGATGAACTCCGAGGACTTGACGCCGATTTCGCCGATGTCCCGCGGGGACGGCACGGACTTCGTCATATCGGCATCGGTGGACTTGCCGATGTGCTCGGTGACCGCATCGACGACGGCGACCTCCGCTTCCTCCCCGGTCAGTGCGTCAAACACATCCCGCATGCGGGCCACGCTGTCGCGGGTCGAGACGATAATCGTCCCGTGGCCGCGCCGGGCGCCCACGGCGAGTGCCTCCATGGCCAAGGAGCGCTTCCCGGTGAGTGGCGGTCCCGAAAGCAGGATGTTCGTCCCCGGAGGAACCGATACGCCGCTGAACGGGGGGCCTAGTTCATACATAGAGCGGAGAGCGGTCGGGTCGAGAGTATCTGAACCTGTCGCCGATACACACAAAAATTTTTCGACTGCAATAAGCGTAATTTACCACAGAGCGACCGGTCCGTCGTTCCTTCCCGTGTCAGATTCCCCACAGTGTGTCGGACCCACATCGCCGGGGCGAATCGGTTGGTTTAAACCGGACCGTCGGTCTATTGTTGTACACAGGGCGCTTAGCTCAGCCTGGACAGAGTGCTTGGCTTCGGACCAAACCGTCGGGGGTTCAAATCCCTCAGCGCCCGTGATTCTGCGAGCGCCAGAGATGACGAGACGTTCGTCAGTACGAACGAGACAGGCCCCGTTGTCCTCGAACGAATTAACCCATCCTTCGGTCAGTTTGTGACCGATTTTCTACCCCTTCGATGAAGATCTCGTGGACGGTTACCGCGGGCTCATCCCAGTCGACGCTAACTTTTTGCCCTCCCCATCCGTTCTCAGGCACATGAACGACGAACTCCCCGCGGAACTCAACCCGGAGGACCTTCCGGACGACCCGGACGTGCTGAAGGGACTGGTCTGTGACCTCTACACGACGGTGGTAGCCTCGGACGAACTCCTCAAAGCCATGGACAACCCCGCGACAGACGGCGCGGACCTCGGGTGGCTCACCGAACACCTCGAAGACCCCAGCCCGGCCGACCGCGAACCCCGAGAGTAGCCATCGGAGCCGCGGGAGTCGGCACGGCCCGCCTCGGGCCAGCCCGCTCGTGTGACCCCCGGCGGTTGTCGATTCTGACGGCTGGACGTTCTGAGCCGGTCGGCACTGCGGACGCTGACAGTTCGGGACAGTTGGCGGTAACAGCGCCCGTGACTTCGCCAAGAGCCACAGCCCCCACAGTTATCTCCGTCGGGGCACTGGAGCAGATGTGACAGAGTGGCCACCGGCAGACCCCGCCGACGCATCGGCGGTCGCAGACCGTCGCGACGAGATAGTCGCTGCGGTGCGGGACCACGCGGGACAGATAGCCTACCAGCTGGCCCGACTTCAGGGGGGCGACTACGGCTCGGCGACCATCGAGACCGACCGGGCCGAGTGGACCGTCAAGTACGAGGGCGGGGACCTGGAGTATCTCCGCTACGACCCGGGCCGTGGCGACGAGGTGTACGTCATCTCGACCAAGCAACCCCCCGAGCCCGGGGCACTGGCCGACGCGCTCAGGGACTACGACGCCTTCGTCGCCGGCTTCGAGGACTTCGTCGCGACACACGAGGGCGTCCTCGACGACGTGGCGACGGACTTTCCCGAGGTGGCGACCACCGACGGCGTCGTCGCCGAGCGCGACCGCGTGCTGGACCGGATACGCGAGGTCTGTGACCGCATCGCCGGACAGCTCCACCGCTACGAGGGCGGGGACTACGGGACGTTCACCGAGCGGGTCGACGGGACCCGCTGGGAACTGAAGTGGGACCGAGACGGGGCGTCCTACCTCCGGGTCGGCGGCACCGGCGGGCTCTACCTCCTCTCGCAGTACGAGCCGCCGTCGGCGGCCGATATCCGCGAGTACGCGCCGCTGTTTTCGGCCTTCGTCGAGGCGTACAACGACTACGTCGACACGCTTGAGTCGGACCTGGAGACGGTCGAGCTGTAACGCTCGTGTCGGTACACCTATACGCCCCGAGTCCCCTCACCGAACGTGGATTCTAATGACGTCCGTGAGGCGTGGGCCGACCGGTCCGGCGAGTACTCGCCGACGTACTACGCCCACTACGGCCCGGACGAGACGAGCGAGCTAGTACGGGCGAAAATCGGGACACACTGCGGTACGGACCCACGCGTGCTTGAGGTCGGCTGTGGCGTCGGCCGCCACCTCGCAGCGCTGGCCGAGGCCGGGTTCACCGACCTGGCCGGCGTCGACGTCAACGCCGACGCCCTCGACGTATTGGACGAGACGTACCCCGAACTCGCGGCCGAGGGGGAGTTCCACGCGGTCACCATCGAGGCGTACCTGGACGACGTCGAGACGGACGCCTTCGACGCCGCCTTCTCCGTCGAGACACTCCAGCACATCCATCCCGACGAGACCTGGGTGTTCGAGGAGCTGGCCCGCGTCACGAGCGACCTGCTCATCACCGTCGAGAACGAGAGCGGCGAGTACGGCACGGCCAACCACGTCGACGACCAGCTGCCGCTGTACTACCGGGACTGGCGGGCAGTGTTTACCGACCTCGGGTTCGACGAGGTGGAGTCCGCCGAGCGGAAACGCGACACGGTGCGGGTCTTCCGGGCTGTGGACTGACGCCGCGCCCCCGACTGCTGGCGTCCTGGGCTAACAGCCTGAGGCCGGTGTCGACGCCGTCGGGACAGCCACAACTATGGGTCAAGCGGTCCAATCGCCCGACAATGTACGACAACATTCTCGTGCCCGTCGACGAGAGCGCGCACGCCGAACGCGGGGTCGACCACGCGGTGCTACTCGCCGAGGCGTTCGACGCGACAGTCCACCTGCTCACGGTCGTCGACGTCAAGGCGGCCGCGGGCCCGTTCTCGGCGGGCGGCATCGACGGGGACTACGTCGAGCGACAGATGGCCGACCAGCGGGAGGCGCTGGCGGAGCGCGAGGCCAACATGGACGTGCCCGTCGAGACGTCGGTCGGGACGGGCACCCCGTCGGAGGGGATACTCGAATACGTCGAGGACAACCATATCGACCTCGTGGTAATGGGGACCCACGGCCGGAGCGGGCTGCGTCGCTATCTCACCGGGAGCGTGGCCGAGCGTGTGTTGCGGCTGTCGCCGGTCCCCGTGGTGACGGTGCGGGCGACGGCGGCCAGCGCGGTAGGCAGTGGTTACGGGGACATACTCGTGCCGACGGACGGGAGCGAGCGGGCGGCGGCCGCGGTGGCACACGCGGTCTCGGTGGCCGACGCCTTCGGGAGCACGATACACGCCGTCAGCGTCGTCAACGTCGGCGACATCGCTACCGGGACCGACATCGCCGTCCCGCAGGACTTGCTCACCGAGCTCGAAGGCGCCGCGACGGACGCCACCGAGGCCGTCGCACGCGAGGCCGAGGCCGCGGGTGTCGACGCCGTGACCGAGGTCCGTACGGGCCGGCCCAAAGAGGACCTGCTGGAGTACGCCACGGACCACGATATCGACCTCGTGGTGATGGGGACCCGCGGCCGGACCGGACTGGACAGGGTCCTGCTCGGGAGCACCGCGGAAGCGCTCGTCAGACGCTCCGAGGTCCCGGTGCTGACGGTAAACGAGCAGCGCGACTGACACCGCCCCGGCTCAGCGCCCCCTGTCCGGGCCGGCTATCGGTGTGTTCCGAACGACTCCCTCGACGTGTCGTGTCCCCGTCACGGCGGGAGCAGTCCGGACGCACGTTTTGGTACGCCTGTCGAACCGGCGGTCGTGGCCGGTATCGCGACGCTGGAAGCGGTAAGCCGCGCCTGGTCCGGAGGGCAACAGCGCGTCGGCGCGCTCACGGAGACCGGGTTTATTATGTCCGAGTCCCAACCTTTTCGCGTGGCACAGGCAGTCCCCGGCCGCGAGCCAGCTGTCGGCCACCCCCGCAGATGACTCCCGACACGGAACTCTCGGTGAGCGGTCCACAGCGGCTCTGGGACCTACTGGACGACAGCGAGACGCTCACTGTCGTCTGTCACGACAACCCGGACCCGGACTGCCTGGCCAGCGCCGTCGGCCTGGGCACCATCGCCGCCGCCGCTGGCATCGACGAGCGACACATCCTCTACAGCGGGGAGATATCACACCAGCAGAACCGCGCACTCGTGAACTTGCTCGACATCGAGCTGGAGCCGTTCCGCATCGACATGGTCCGGAACCGACCGCCCGACGGGTTGCTCGCTCTCGTGGACCACTCGATAGCCGGCGAGAACAACCGGATTCCGTCCGACACGGATATCGACATCGTTATCGACCACCACCCGGTCGAGGATGTCTCCGCCAGGTTCGTCGACAGTCAGGAGACTGTCGGGGCGACCGCGACGATTCTGACCGAGTACGTCCGGGCGCTTCCGATGGAGCCGAGCCCCCGCGTCGCCACCGCCCTCCTCTTTGCCATCCGCCGGGAGACGCTCGACTTCCTGCGCGGGGTCACTTCCAGGGAGTACGAGGCCGCCGCCTACCTCCACGAGTACTGCGAGATGGGGCTGGTCCGCCAGCTGTCCAACCCCGCCGTCAGCAGCGCGACCGTCGACACCATCAGCCACGCCATCGAGAACCGGCGGGTCACGGGGTCGGTGCTCATCTCCCAGGTCGGTCGGACCAGCGAGCGCGACGCGCTCCCACAGGCGGCCGACTACCTGATGAACCTGGAGGGCATCGAGACGGCCATCGTCTTCGGGCTCGTCGA encodes the following:
- a CDS encoding DUF7548 family protein, producing the protein MNGLRTGPTVGIVGCVAYLLTLVAPYLIVETTSAVGAYYGAGALSPAVAAVLALLSIILLASGREGRTDPSLAAGAALMLGLFVVGVSLVWATTVPTSLVLGLTESTLIEQHRWVVVGVAAPIPLGAAWFAAALDLF
- a CDS encoding DUF5798 family protein: MGLGSTAKKLQKVTDMADDLYTKLNEQKQQLQELRDTVEETSDRTERIDQEQTEQRALLEAIAEEQGLDTDAILTDAVIEDAEAPADGESAESEQPAPDTTD
- a CDS encoding RAD55 family ATPase translates to MYELGPPFSGVSVPPGTNILLSGPPLTGKRSLAMEALAVGARRGHGTIIVSTRDSVARMRDVFDALTGEEAEVAVVDAVTEHIGKSTDADMTKSVPSPRDIGEIGVKSSEFIQTFYTEQRREHNRVMVDSLTTLLLYTNLRTVFRFLHVFTSRVENVDGLGLYTVESTAHDTEALSMLGQLFDATLDVAADGTATFTLPDGDVRTATLDGAE
- a CDS encoding class I SAM-dependent methyltransferase, coding for MDSNDVREAWADRSGEYSPTYYAHYGPDETSELVRAKIGTHCGTDPRVLEVGCGVGRHLAALAEAGFTDLAGVDVNADALDVLDETYPELAAEGEFHAVTIEAYLDDVETDAFDAAFSVETLQHIHPDETWVFEELARVTSDLLITVENESGEYGTANHVDDQLPLYYRDWRAVFTDLGFDEVESAERKRDTVRVFRAVD
- a CDS encoding universal stress protein, yielding MYDNILVPVDESAHAERGVDHAVLLAEAFDATVHLLTVVDVKAAAGPFSAGGIDGDYVERQMADQREALAEREANMDVPVETSVGTGTPSEGILEYVEDNHIDLVVMGTHGRSGLRRYLTGSVAERVLRLSPVPVVTVRATAASAVGSGYGDILVPTDGSERAAAAVAHAVSVADAFGSTIHAVSVVNVGDIATGTDIAVPQDLLTELEGAATDATEAVAREAEAAGVDAVTEVRTGRPKEDLLEYATDHDIDLVVMGTRGRTGLDRVLLGSTAEALVRRSEVPVLTVNEQRD
- a CDS encoding DHH family phosphoesterase, with the translated sequence MTPDTELSVSGPQRLWDLLDDSETLTVVCHDNPDPDCLASAVGLGTIAAAAGIDERHILYSGEISHQQNRALVNLLDIELEPFRIDMVRNRPPDGLLALVDHSIAGENNRIPSDTDIDIVIDHHPVEDVSARFVDSQETVGATATILTEYVRALPMEPSPRVATALLFAIRRETLDFLRGVTSREYEAAAYLHEYCEMGLVRQLSNPAVSSATVDTISHAIENRRVTGSVLISQVGRTSERDALPQAADYLMNLEGIETAIVFGLVENTIQISARSTDSRVHMGAVLHDAFDDVGSAGGHREMAGGTVGLGIFSGYTTDDKQLMGIVDQVISARLRKALNIDDET